One genomic region from candidate division WOR-3 bacterium encodes:
- a CDS encoding MgtC/SapB family protein, with protein sequence AGVVTGIGFLGAGAIIRARGEVYGLTTAATIWLASGLGLAVGAGYYILAIIACVSVLIVLRILGIVERLISKK encoded by the coding sequence CGCCGGCGTAGTAACGGGAATTGGTTTTCTGGGTGCCGGCGCAATCATCCGCGCGAGGGGTGAGGTTTATGGTCTGACCACGGCGGCAACGATCTGGCTCGCCAGCGGACTCGGACTGGCCGTCGGCGCGGGTTATTACATACTGGCAATTATCGCCTGCGTCTCGGTGCTCATCGTACTCAGAATTCTCGGAATCGTTGAAAGACTCATAAGTAAGAAATAG
- a CDS encoding S41 family peptidase, whose amino-acid sequence MHNNRRNKYLLVAMFFFIAQIAGGETKEMKMDSNAKKDVIESVNGLIIERYVIRDIAHQLADYLNKRFKDGSYDTLHSPAEFASALSADLRKSSNDNHFYIEYNPERAKLVTAEKSQSLEEIEKANKAMAEKERLTNFGFTKLEILKGNVGYLDLRYFSNPDYAGATAVAAMNFLANADAVIIDLRDTPGGEPAMVQMLSSYFVRGGEQGRTHLNTLEQVYDGKIEQYWTIPYVPGKRMFDTDLYILTDGYTGSAAEEFTHNMKALGRAVIIGETTVGSGHNVDIEVIQKSFVMHLPVRRPINPITGTGWEGTGVEPDIAIPGAQAFDKAYLMALERILKMTKDNDQKSRITWAIDDARAKIEPVTINEELMEKYAGEYGERKIIFENGELFYRRTGPEYRLIPLKDNLFALEGLDYFRIEMTTDKKGNATELVGIYDDGRKDVSKRTK is encoded by the coding sequence ATGCACAATAACAGAAGAAACAAGTACTTATTAGTCGCCATGTTTTTCTTTATCGCACAAATAGCCGGCGGTGAGACCAAAGAAATGAAGATGGATTCCAATGCCAAGAAGGATGTCATCGAAAGCGTTAATGGCTTAATCATCGAAAGATACGTGATACGAGATATTGCGCACCAATTGGCAGACTATCTGAATAAAAGATTCAAGGACGGTTCTTATGATACACTACACAGTCCCGCGGAGTTCGCCAGCGCACTCTCGGCAGATCTCCGCAAAAGCAGCAATGATAATCACTTTTACATCGAATACAATCCAGAACGGGCTAAGTTGGTCACTGCTGAAAAAAGTCAATCCCTCGAGGAAATCGAAAAAGCAAATAAGGCAATGGCTGAGAAAGAACGGCTGACAAATTTTGGCTTCACAAAACTAGAAATACTGAAGGGCAATGTCGGATATCTGGACCTGCGATATTTTTCCAACCCCGACTATGCTGGAGCAACCGCGGTTGCCGCCATGAATTTCCTTGCTAATGCGGATGCGGTCATAATAGATCTCAGGGATACGCCGGGCGGCGAACCGGCTATGGTACAAATGCTCAGCAGTTACTTTGTTAGAGGTGGAGAGCAAGGCAGGACACACCTGAACACTCTGGAACAGGTGTACGATGGAAAAATCGAGCAATACTGGACTATCCCATACGTTCCGGGCAAGCGTATGTTCGACACGGATCTATATATCTTGACCGATGGATACACCGGCTCGGCAGCAGAGGAATTCACACATAACATGAAAGCACTCGGTCGTGCCGTGATAATCGGCGAAACAACAGTTGGTTCGGGGCATAATGTCGATATCGAAGTCATACAGAAGAGTTTTGTCATGCACCTGCCCGTACGCAGACCGATAAATCCCATCACCGGAACAGGCTGGGAGGGTACAGGCGTTGAGCCGGACATAGCCATTCCAGGCGCTCAAGCCTTCGACAAGGCATACTTGATGGCGCTGGAACGAATTCTGAAAATGACCAAAGATAATGATCAAAAATCCCGCATAACCTGGGCGATCGACGATGCAAGAGCAAAAATCGAACCGGTAACAATCAATGAAGAATTAATGGAAAAATATGCCGGGGAGTACGGTGAACGAAAGATCATTTTTGAAAACGGCGAACTCTTCTATCGACGCACCGGGCCAGAATACAGATTGATCCCACTGAAGGACAATCTCTTTGCCTTAGAGGGGTTGGATTATTTCAGGATTGAAATGACCACTGACAAAAAAGGAAACGCAACTGAATTAGTAGGAATATATGACGACGGCAGAAAGGACGTTTCCAAAAGAACAAAATAG